In Candidatus Nitrosotenuis uzonensis, one DNA window encodes the following:
- a CDS encoding PPOX class F420-dependent oxidoreductase: protein MQISKEFSDTVASLFKGKNFAFVASLMSDGGPQITPVWVDYDGKFILINTAEGRTKQRNFERDPRVAVSVVDHANPYNMVTIRGRIVEQTTSGADEHIDKLAKKYLGVDKYPFRSASEKRVILKIKPEKVFHMSN, encoded by the coding sequence ATGCAGATAAGCAAAGAGTTTTCAGATACTGTAGCTAGCCTGTTTAAGGGAAAGAATTTTGCGTTCGTTGCATCATTGATGAGCGATGGTGGACCACAAATAACACCTGTTTGGGTCGATTATGACGGTAAGTTCATTCTAATCAATACAGCGGAGGGAAGAACAAAACAAAGAAATTTTGAGCGGGATCCACGGGTTGCAGTGTCAGTAGTTGATCACGCAAATCCCTACAACATGGTAACCATTAGAGGAAGAATAGTTGAACAAACTACATCTGGTGCAGACGAGCACATAGACAAACTGGCTAAAAAATATCTTGGAGTGGATAAATATCCGTTCAGGTCTGCAAGCGAGAAAAGAGTCATACTAAAGATAAAGCCGGAAAAAGTGTTTCACATGTCCAATTGA
- a CDS encoding DsrE family protein, whose translation MQKNLKWAIPILVALIATAGIAMQQVDAYKRTVMIHITAGEADFHSATMGVEHAKSTLAAGKTVVVLLDVDGVALAAKNPPANLKTANQNLQEFLDSGGRVIACEHCIAMAGLKSTDLLPGVEIDKHPQMPKMQQILDDAAVVLDY comes from the coding sequence ATGCAAAAAAATCTAAAATGGGCAATACCAATACTTGTAGCCCTGATTGCGACAGCTGGAATAGCAATGCAACAAGTGGACGCATACAAACGCACGGTGATGATACATATCACCGCAGGCGAGGCAGACTTTCACTCTGCTACAATGGGAGTAGAACATGCAAAATCGACACTTGCTGCAGGAAAGACAGTTGTGGTTCTACTTGACGTAGACGGAGTTGCGCTAGCGGCAAAGAACCCTCCTGCCAATCTAAAGACAGCAAATCAGAACCTGCAAGAATTCCTTGATTCTGGGGGGAGAGTGATAGCATGCGAGCATTGTATTGCAATGGCAGGACTGAAAAGCACGGACCTATTACCAGGTGTTGAAATAGACAAACATCCTCAAATGCCAAAGATGCAACAAATACTAGATGATGCGGCAGTAGTCTTGGACTACTGA
- a CDS encoding winged helix-turn-helix transcriptional regulator: MQRRELILKLIQETPGINLSSLMKKTGMETGVITYYLNQLEKQGIIKSQKATKHRRYYHSSVLEEEYPIIRNIRKPTKKQILFKIIVEGKPSFKELTLKIDKSPSTLSWNLSELIDEGIIEKYMQNGKEYYRVKNIELLKKTFQKEFSKLFDESLGHAEDIFLAL; this comes from the coding sequence GTGCAAAGAAGAGAACTAATATTAAAACTGATTCAAGAAACTCCTGGAATAAACTTGAGCAGTCTGATGAAAAAAACTGGCATGGAAACAGGCGTAATAACGTATTATCTGAACCAGCTGGAAAAACAGGGAATAATAAAATCCCAAAAGGCAACAAAGCACAGAAGATACTACCATTCTAGTGTACTTGAGGAGGAATACCCAATAATCCGCAATATCAGAAAACCAACTAAAAAGCAGATACTTTTTAAAATAATTGTGGAAGGCAAACCAAGCTTCAAGGAGCTTACCCTGAAAATAGACAAGAGTCCATCAACTTTATCGTGGAATCTCTCCGAGCTCATAGATGAGGGAATAATAGAAAAATACATGCAGAATGGAAAAGAATACTACCGTGTCAAAAACATCGAATTGCTCAAAAAAACATTCCAAAAAGAGTTCTCAAAACTATTTGATGAGAGTCTTGGCCATGCAGAAGATATCTTTCTTGCATTATGA